In Pseudorca crassidens isolate mPseCra1 chromosome 13, mPseCra1.hap1, whole genome shotgun sequence, the following proteins share a genomic window:
- the LYRM2 gene encoding LYR motif-containing protein 2 — translation MAASRLPPATLTLKQFVRRQQVLLLYRRILQAIRQVPNDSDRKYLKDWAREEFKRNKSATEEDTIRMMITQGNMQLKELEKTLALARS, via the exons ATGGCAGCTTCCCGCTTACCCCCGGCGACGCTAACGCTAAAGCAG TTCGTGAGAAGGCAACAAGTTCTCCTCCTCTACAGAAGGATTTTGCAGGCAATTCGGCAAGTTCCAAATGATTCTGATCGCAAATACCTGAAGGACTGGGCAAGGGAAgaattcaaaagaaacaaaagtgccACCGAAGAG GATACAATCCGGATGATGATTACTCAAGGCAATATGCAGCTCAAAGAGTTAGAAAAAACACTTGCTTTAGCCAGATCTTAA